Proteins found in one Populus alba chromosome 14, ASM523922v2, whole genome shotgun sequence genomic segment:
- the LOC118041616 gene encoding protein ROOT INITIATION DEFECTIVE 3 produces MNTKMEEEIVIASSSIDGGIGCWDLQTGTEHLRYKSCASPPHGLISVGRRFLASSQLQDPKASSGAILYWSWSRPQVEVKCFPEEPIKPLVANSEGTYLVGGGLSGNIYFWEVATGRLLKKWRAHYRAVTCLVFTEDDSLLVSGSEDGSVRVWPLLMIFDDYQMEQASQLYEHSFQEHTLRVTDIVTGYGGGNAIIISASEDRTCKVDVIFVENNYLSNCYF; encoded by the exons ATGAACACCAAAATGGAAGAAGAGATTGTCATAGCATCCTCCTCAATCGACGGCGGCATAGGTTGCTGGGACCTCCAAACAGGAACCGAACACCTTCGCTATAAATCCTGCGCCTCCCCTCCTCACGGCCTCATTTCAGTTGGCCGCCGCTTCCTTGCCTCTTCCCAGTTACAGGACCCTAAAGCATCTTCAGGCGCCATCCTCTACTGGTCCTGGTCTAGG CCTCAGGTGGAGGTTAAGTGCTTTCCTGAGGAGCCAATAAAGCCGCTTGTTGCTAATAGTGAAGGCACTTATCTTGTTGGAGGTGGTTTATCTGGGAATATTTACTTTTGGGAG GTTGCGACAGGTAGATTACTTAAGAAATGGCGTGCCCACTACAGGGCTGTCACTTGCTTGGTTTTTACAGAAGATGATTCTCTTTTGGTTTCTGGTTCTGAGGATGGATCTGTCCGAGTTTGGCCACTTCTCAT GATATTTGATGATTATCAAATGGAGCAGGCAAGCCAGCTTTACGAACATAGCTTTCAAGAGCATACTTTGCGCGTCACTGATATAGTAACAGGTTATGGAGGAGGCAATGCAATTATAATTTCAGCTTCCGAGGATCGAACGTGTAAGGTTGATGTGATCTTTGTTGAAAACAATTATCTTTCCAATTGTTATTTCTGA